One Blattabacterium cuenoti genomic window carries:
- a CDS encoding Sec-independent protein translocase subunit TatA/TatB, with protein sequence MGLIYIFSVILGTFGTTEIVVIVILALLLFGGKKIPELMKGLGTGLKEFKKASEEKDSESETDKE encoded by the coding sequence ATGGGGTTAATTTATATCTTTTCTGTGATACTTGGTACTTTTGGCACCACAGAAATCGTGGTGATAGTCATACTTGCCCTTTTATTATTTGGAGGAAAGAAAATTCCAGAATTAATGAAGGGATTGGGAACTGGTTTAAAAGAGTTCAAAAAAGCATCTGAAGAAAAAGATTCAGAATCAGAAACGGATAAAGAATAA
- a CDS encoding MBL fold metallo-hydrolase, which translates to MKITFLGTGTSQGIPVIGSKHPVCLSKNLKDKRLRCSVLIEKDKKNFLIDCGPDFRYQMLRSNYEKLNAIFMTHEHQDHIGGLDDIRPINHNMNMPISIYGLRRVIDNLKKRFFYIFSENKKSNVSRIFSHELDDYKDFFLVENSKIFPLSIWHGDLPILGFRIGNFAYITDASTIPIQTIQQLKGINVLVLNVLRNVLKKVEKNPFPFMLSDTLNIIQKISPKKTYLTHISHTFGFHEEIETQLPNNVYLAYDELIIYE; encoded by the coding sequence ATGAAAATTACTTTTTTGGGGACCGGAACTTCTCAAGGAATCCCTGTAATTGGATCTAAACATCCGGTATGTTTATCTAAAAATTTAAAAGATAAAAGATTAAGATGCTCTGTTTTAATTGAAAAAGATAAAAAAAATTTTTTGATAGATTGTGGGCCAGACTTTCGTTATCAAATGTTAAGAAGCAATTATGAAAAATTGAATGCCATTTTTATGACACATGAACATCAAGATCATATAGGGGGATTAGACGATATAAGGCCAATTAATCATAATATGAATATGCCTATTTCTATTTATGGATTACGTAGAGTTATAGATAATTTAAAAAAAAGATTTTTTTATATTTTTTCTGAAAATAAAAAATCAAATGTTTCAAGGATTTTTTCGCATGAATTAGATGATTACAAAGATTTTTTTTTAGTAGAGAATTCAAAAATTTTTCCTTTGTCTATATGGCATGGAGATCTTCCTATTCTAGGGTTTCGTATAGGTAATTTTGCGTACATCACAGATGCTAGCACAATTCCTATTCAAACAATACAACAATTAAAAGGTATAAATGTTTTAGTCTTAAATGTATTAAGAAACGTATTAAAAAAAGTAGAAAAAAATCCTTTTCCTTTCATGCTCTCTGACACTTTGAATATCATTCAAAAAATTTCTCCTAAAAAAACTTATTTGACACATATTAGCCATACATTTGGATTTCACGAAGAAATTGAAACACAATTACCTAATAATGTATATCTAGCTTATGATGAACTAATTATATATGAATAA
- a CDS encoding lytic transglycosylase domain-containing protein has translation MFILKSLAIQSISKPFLEQKNVMKMNFYKNIYNPKLEDINNIHNTEKLWKKMLGGKKKSLSGKRLSFHPRNNNKKNAVIININPEELRLRLNFLNQKSKIKILKYNSLVHASVESYLRMSKYIGKIISLSDFYFPMFEEKLENYRLPKELKYLAIIESNLNPVAISKAGARGIWQFMPETGKIYNLNINNISDDRNDPIKSTEAACRYLKFLYKKIGNWELVLAAYNAGPGIVDKILQRHNNRKSFWELWEFFPKETQNYIPKFIAINYIMNYYKEHNISIYHSSPYRYKYTETVLIPVKEKISLKFFAYSLNLSYQDLILLNPQYLVDLIPPGNKLRFPKNKIYLFKKNYKN, from the coding sequence ATGTTCATATTAAAAAGCCTGGCAATTCAATCAATATCAAAACCATTCTTAGAACAGAAAAACGTAATGAAAATGAACTTTTACAAAAATATTTATAACCCAAAATTAGAAGATATAAATAACATACATAATACAGAAAAATTATGGAAAAAAATGTTAGGAGGGAAGAAAAAATCCTTATCTGGAAAAAGATTGTCTTTTCACCCTCGTAATAATAATAAAAAAAACGCTGTCATTATCAATATCAACCCTGAAGAACTTAGATTAAGATTAAATTTTTTAAATCAAAAATCTAAAATTAAAATTTTAAAATATAATAGTCTTGTACATGCTTCTGTAGAAAGTTATCTTCGTATGAGTAAATATATAGGAAAAATTATTTCGTTGTCAGATTTTTACTTTCCTATGTTTGAAGAAAAACTTGAAAATTACCGACTTCCCAAAGAATTAAAATATTTAGCTATTATAGAATCCAACTTAAATCCAGTTGCTATTTCTAAAGCAGGAGCACGAGGAATTTGGCAGTTTATGCCAGAAACTGGAAAAATATATAATCTTAATATTAACAATATTTCTGATGATAGAAATGATCCTATTAAGTCTACGGAAGCAGCTTGTCGATACTTGAAATTTTTATATAAAAAAATAGGAAATTGGGAATTAGTTTTAGCGGCTTATAATGCAGGGCCTGGAATAGTAGATAAAATATTACAACGGCATAATAACCGGAAAAGCTTTTGGGAACTATGGGAGTTTTTCCCTAAAGAAACTCAGAATTATATTCCTAAATTTATTGCTATAAATTATATAATGAATTATTATAAGGAACATAATATTTCTATATATCATTCTTCTCCCTATAGATATAAATATACAGAAACTGTATTAATTCCTGTAAAAGAAAAAATTTCGCTGAAATTTTTTGCTTATAGTTTAAATCTTTCTTATCAAGATTTAATTCTTCTGAACCCGCAATATCTTGTAGATCTTATTCCTCCTGGGAATAAATTAAGATTCCCAAAAAATAAGATTTATCTTTTTAAAAAAAATTACAAAAATTAA
- the ccsA gene encoding cytochrome c biogenesis protein — translation MLKTLKKILFSTKITSFLFLLLALSMATATFIEKKYSTNVAKIFIYESTWFESIMLFIIINLMGNIYKYKLWTYKKFPLLIFHLSFILIFIGGVFSRYFSFEGTMSIREGETNGKIISSKNYIKLKVSQGSYNRFYHDPYIFSSFHKGYQGKFIFKDNPLKIKIVDYIPCAKIIFSKEKPTEKIIRIVSTNQKERTEHFVKSGEVTDVNGVLFSFNKKIPFGIIIFEKNNKLYIKSSFYGKSINMTNQKINFLLKDKHNILKIKHLYQMIIDKNHEFMQWVIPEGVVEGKLKYVKSCNNYEENNQLSAITAKIFFKNQSQLVTFLGGGNTTSMSPPLFFKDYKISIGYGSIFFNLPFFLKLNKFKIENYPGSEFPSSFMSHITLIDKSKKKNHFIYMNHVLNYKGFRFFQSGYDPDRKGTHFSVNNDYLGTCFSYIGYILMSIGMFLTLFWKGTRFSYLKKKLKYLSYKNYSILLFIIFFLFNPQNLGFSHEFKKIPLENLFDGIHIPKKHSENFGRLLVQDYKGRIKPINTIAIELLRKIHKKDSIGSLDPNQWFISIHQDNIFWTKIPFIKVDKKGGEKFLKKIKANRQFYVSLIDLYFIDPKTSKLKFILQEDYEQAFSKNPIQRNEYDKAVLNISERVGIIHEIFQGKYIRIFPIPHDKNNTWSSWISTSNKLNPLGLSMFNNYLKSLLLSQNEKNWDIADNEIQKIRLHQLKYAKSILPSENKISVEILYNKLNIFYVLSFLYAFFGVIIIIHSFFLIFFQKKYIHFFSKMFLFILFILFILNFLGLISRWYISGHAPWTNGYESVIFISWSLIGIGFLFYKNKFVSGITTLIASILLMVAHGNVMDPEITNLVPVLKSHWLIIHVATITSSYGFFLTGAFLGFLVLLFFILKACFRNYSDIIHIHIEKLTIINEICLTIGLFLLTIGTFLGSVWANNSWGRYWSWDPKETWALISIMVYAFVLHIRLIPYLKNIFFFNFSSILSVSSILMTYFGVNYYLSGLHSYAKGDPIFIPYWIYYSLLVLLIITILSYYSFKFHKTKTYNK, via the coding sequence ATGCTAAAAACATTAAAAAAAATTCTTTTCTCCACAAAAATAACTTCTTTTTTATTCTTATTGTTAGCGTTATCTATGGCTACAGCTACTTTTATAGAAAAGAAGTATTCCACAAATGTGGCAAAAATATTTATTTATGAATCTACTTGGTTTGAAAGTATCATGTTGTTTATCATAATAAATTTAATGGGAAACATATATAAATATAAATTATGGACTTACAAAAAATTTCCTTTATTGATTTTTCATTTATCATTTATATTAATTTTTATCGGAGGAGTTTTTTCTAGATATTTTAGTTTTGAAGGGACGATGTCCATAAGGGAAGGAGAAACAAATGGAAAAATTATTTCTAGTAAAAATTACATAAAATTAAAAGTAAGTCAAGGATCTTACAATAGATTTTATCATGATCCTTATATCTTTTCTTCTTTTCACAAAGGATATCAGGGGAAATTTATTTTTAAAGATAACCCTTTAAAAATAAAAATTGTAGATTATATACCATGCGCAAAGATTATTTTCTCAAAAGAGAAACCTACAGAGAAAATCATAAGAATAGTTTCAACAAATCAAAAAGAAAGAACAGAACATTTTGTTAAAAGCGGAGAAGTTACAGACGTGAATGGTGTTTTATTTTCTTTTAATAAAAAAATTCCTTTTGGAATTATAATTTTTGAAAAGAACAATAAACTTTACATAAAGTCATCTTTTTATGGAAAAAGCATTAACATGACAAATCAAAAAATTAATTTTTTGTTAAAAGATAAACATAACATACTGAAGATAAAACATTTATATCAAATGATAATTGATAAAAATCATGAATTTATGCAATGGGTTATTCCTGAAGGAGTTGTAGAAGGAAAATTAAAATATGTAAAATCATGTAATAATTATGAAGAAAATAATCAATTAAGTGCTATTACGGCAAAAATTTTTTTCAAGAATCAATCCCAATTAGTAACATTTTTAGGAGGAGGAAATACAACAAGTATGAGTCCTCCTTTATTTTTTAAAGATTATAAAATATCCATTGGATATGGTTCAATTTTTTTTAATCTTCCTTTTTTTTTGAAATTGAATAAATTCAAAATAGAAAATTATCCAGGTTCTGAATTTCCATCTTCTTTTATGAGTCATATAACATTAATAGATAAAAGCAAGAAAAAAAATCATTTCATTTATATGAATCATGTTTTAAATTATAAAGGATTTAGATTTTTTCAGTCCGGATACGATCCAGATAGAAAAGGAACTCATTTTTCTGTTAATAATGATTATTTAGGAACATGTTTTTCCTATATAGGTTATATTCTTATGAGTATAGGAATGTTTTTAACCTTATTCTGGAAAGGAACTAGATTTAGTTATCTCAAAAAAAAATTGAAATATTTATCTTATAAAAACTATTCAATTTTATTGTTTATTATATTCTTCTTATTCAATCCCCAAAACTTGGGTTTTTCTCATGAATTCAAAAAAATTCCTTTAGAAAATCTATTTGATGGAATTCATATTCCAAAAAAACATAGTGAAAATTTTGGACGTTTATTAGTACAAGATTATAAAGGGAGAATTAAACCCATTAATACGATTGCGATTGAATTACTTAGAAAAATACACAAAAAAGATTCCATAGGAAGTTTAGACCCTAACCAATGGTTTATATCCATACATCAAGATAATATATTCTGGACAAAAATTCCTTTTATTAAAGTAGATAAAAAAGGAGGGGAAAAATTTTTAAAAAAAATAAAGGCAAATAGACAATTTTACGTTTCCCTTATTGATTTGTATTTCATAGATCCCAAAACTTCAAAGTTAAAATTCATTTTACAAGAAGACTATGAACAAGCTTTTTCCAAAAATCCTATTCAAAGAAATGAATACGATAAAGCTGTACTAAATATTAGTGAACGTGTGGGGATTATACATGAAATTTTTCAAGGAAAATATATTCGGATTTTTCCTATCCCTCATGATAAAAATAATACTTGGTCTAGTTGGATTTCAACTTCGAATAAATTGAATCCTTTAGGATTATCTATGTTTAATAATTATCTAAAATCTTTGTTATTATCTCAAAATGAAAAAAATTGGGACATCGCAGATAATGAAATTCAAAAAATACGATTACATCAACTAAAATATGCAAAATCTATTTTGCCTTCAGAAAATAAAATATCTGTAGAAATTCTTTATAATAAATTAAATATATTCTATGTCTTATCTTTTTTATATGCTTTTTTTGGGGTAATTATTATTATTCATTCTTTTTTTCTAATTTTTTTCCAAAAAAAATACATCCATTTTTTTTCTAAAATGTTTCTTTTCATTTTATTTATTTTGTTTATTTTAAATTTTTTAGGTTTAATTTCTAGATGGTATATTTCTGGACATGCACCATGGACTAACGGGTATGAATCTGTTATTTTCATTAGTTGGAGTTTAATCGGTATAGGTTTTTTATTCTATAAAAATAAATTTGTTTCAGGAATTACAACTTTAATCGCGTCCATTTTATTAATGGTAGCACATGGAAATGTTATGGATCCAGAGATAACCAATTTAGTTCCAGTTTTAAAATCACATTGGTTAATTATACATGTAGCAACAATAACATCAAGTTATGGTTTCTTTTTAACAGGAGCATTTTTGGGTTTTTTAGTATTGCTTTTTTTTATATTAAAAGCATGTTTTCGAAATTATAGTGACATAATTCATATACATATTGAAAAATTGACTATTATTAATGAAATATGTTTGACTATAGGGCTTTTTTTGTTAACCATAGGAACTTTTTTAGGTTCTGTTTGGGCCAATAATAGTTGGGGGCGTTATTGGAGCTGGGATCCTAAGGAAACTTGGGCTTTGATTAGCATAATGGTCTATGCTTTCGTATTACATATTCGTTTAATTCCATATTTAAAAAACATATTTTTTTTTAACTTTTCCAGCATATTATCAGTGAGTTCTATTTTAATGACTTATTTTGGAGTAAATTATTATTTGTCAGGGTTGCATTCTTATGCAAAAGGAGATCCTATTTTTATTCCTTATTGGATATATTATAGTTTGTTAGTTTTATTAATTATCACTATTTTATCTTATTATTCATTCAAATTTCATAAAACAAAAACATATAATAAATAA
- a CDS encoding lysophospholipid acyltransferase family protein: MNFHLSFFKKHLRKKESTLFRDAFGNLHFIKRFLILTLGCISYNRYNGFNQLHLEGTEYIKDLPDKKVLFVSNHQTYFADVFAMFHVFCSVKNGFINSIKNPIYLLNPKVNLYYVAEKETMNQGFLTKLFTYSGGITVTRTWIKKERKVDRSIDIISEINRMGIAINDGWLITFPQGTTKAFAPGRRGIVHVIRKYNPIVVPIVIDGFQKAYDKKGIRIKKKGVLQKMKFKKPIQLDLKKDTTDFIMEKIMDAIEQSQKYRYTEKI; encoded by the coding sequence GTGAATTTTCATTTGTCTTTTTTTAAAAAACATTTAAGAAAAAAAGAAAGTACTCTATTCAGAGATGCATTTGGAAATTTGCATTTCATAAAACGTTTTTTAATTCTTACTCTGGGTTGTATTTCTTACAATCGTTATAATGGATTCAACCAGTTACATTTAGAAGGAACTGAATATATAAAAGATTTACCTGATAAAAAAGTTCTTTTTGTATCTAATCATCAAACTTATTTCGCGGATGTTTTTGCTATGTTTCATGTATTTTGTAGCGTAAAAAATGGTTTTATCAATAGCATTAAAAACCCTATTTATCTATTAAATCCTAAAGTTAATTTATATTATGTAGCGGAAAAGGAAACTATGAATCAAGGGTTTCTAACAAAATTATTCACTTATTCAGGTGGGATTACTGTAACAAGAACTTGGATAAAAAAGGAAAGAAAAGTTGATCGTTCCATAGATATAATATCTGAAATTAATCGTATGGGAATAGCTATTAATGATGGGTGGTTAATTACTTTTCCACAAGGAACAACTAAAGCTTTTGCTCCAGGACGAAGAGGAATCGTTCATGTAATCAGGAAGTATAATCCTATTGTTGTTCCTATTGTAATAGATGGATTTCAGAAAGCTTATGATAAAAAGGGAATTCGTATTAAGAAAAAAGGAGTTTTACAAAAAATGAAATTCAAAAAGCCAATCCAATTAGATTTAAAAAAAGATACAACAGATTTCATAATGGAAAAAATTATGGACGCTATAGAACAATCACAGAAATACAGATATACAGAAAAAA
- the recA gene encoding recombinase RecA has protein sequence MNEKIEQKRKSLQLLLEEMDKIYGKGTVMQMGNSHTENLEIVSSGSLSLDIALGIKGFPKGRIIEIFGPESSGKTTLALHAITQSQKLGGFAGFIDAEHAFDRTYARKIGVNVKELIISQPDNGEQALEIVDNLIRSGVIDIIVVDSVAALTPKSEIEGEMGDSKIGLQARLMSQALRKLTSSIGKSKSILIFINQLREKIGVYGNPEVTTGGNALKFYSSIRLDIRRGNQIKNGEKILGNRTKVKVVKNKLSPPFRTAEFDIMYGEGISKIGEILDIGVDLGILKKNSSWFSYGDIKLGQGRDSVKKFLKEKENMIDEIQKNIYKNI, from the coding sequence ATGAACGAAAAAATTGAACAAAAAAGAAAATCTTTACAACTTCTTTTGGAAGAAATGGATAAAATATATGGGAAAGGAACTGTAATGCAAATGGGAAATTCCCATACAGAAAATTTAGAAATTGTATCTTCTGGATCTTTAAGTTTAGATATTGCTTTAGGAATAAAAGGGTTTCCAAAAGGTAGGATTATAGAAATATTTGGTCCTGAATCTTCTGGAAAAACTACTTTAGCTTTACATGCTATAACTCAATCGCAAAAATTAGGGGGGTTTGCTGGGTTCATAGATGCAGAACATGCTTTTGATCGTACTTATGCTAGAAAAATAGGAGTGAATGTAAAAGAATTAATAATATCTCAACCAGATAATGGAGAACAAGCACTTGAAATTGTTGATAATTTAATTAGATCTGGTGTTATTGATATAATAGTAGTTGATTCTGTAGCAGCTTTAACACCTAAAAGTGAAATAGAAGGAGAAATGGGTGATTCCAAAATTGGATTACAAGCAAGATTAATGTCTCAAGCTTTAAGAAAGCTAACTTCAAGTATAGGAAAATCTAAAAGCATACTTATATTTATTAATCAATTAAGAGAAAAAATAGGGGTTTATGGAAATCCAGAAGTAACAACTGGAGGAAATGCTTTGAAGTTTTATTCTTCAATACGATTAGATATAAGAAGAGGAAATCAAATCAAAAACGGAGAAAAGATATTAGGAAATAGAACAAAAGTGAAAGTAGTGAAAAATAAACTATCTCCTCCTTTTAGAACTGCAGAATTTGACATTATGTATGGAGAAGGGATTTCTAAAATTGGTGAAATATTGGATATAGGAGTAGATTTAGGAATTCTTAAAAAGAATTCATCTTGGTTTAGTTATGGAGATATCAAATTAGGTCAAGGAAGAGATTCTGTTAAAAAGTTCTTGAAAGAGAAAGAAAATATGATAGATGAAATACAAAAGAATATATACAAAAATATATGA